From one Dehalococcoidia bacterium genomic stretch:
- the psbA gene encoding photosystem II q(b) protein codes for YVGWFGVLMIPCLLTAAACFIVAFIAAPPVDIDGIREPVSGSFLYGNNIISGAVVPSSNAIGLHFYPIWETSTLDEWLYNGGPYQLVIFHFLIGISAYMGRQWELSYRLGMRPWICVAYSAPVSAAFAVFLVYPFGQGSFSDGMPLGISGTFNFMFVFQAEHNILMHPFHMAGVAGMFGGSLFSAMHGSLVTSSLIRETTEVESQNYGYKFGQEEETYNIVAAHGYFGRLIFQYASFNNSRSLHFFLAVFPVVCVWLTSMGICTMAFNLNGFNFNQSVVDANGKVIPTWADVLNRQSLGMEVMHERNAHNFPLDLACSESTSVALSAPAIG; via the coding sequence ATATGTTGGTTGGTTTGGTGTCTTAATGATTCCATGTCTACTTACAGCTGCAGCTTGTTTTATTGTTGCGTTTATAGCAGCTCCTCCTGTGGATATTGACGGCATTCGTGAGCCAGTTTCTGGTTCTTTCTTATATGGAAACAACATCATCTCAGGGGCAGTCGTTCCAAGCTCAAACGCAATCGGACTGCACTTCTACCCAATTTGGGAAACATCTACTCTCGATGAGTGGTTGTACAACGGAGGACCATACCAACTTGTTATCTTTCACTTCCTTATCGGTATCTCAGCTTACATGGGACGCCAATGGGAACTTAGTTACAGACTAGGTATGCGTCCTTGGATCTGCGTAGCTTATTCAGCTCCAGTGTCAGCAGCTTTCGCTGTATTTCTTGTATATCCTTTTGGTCAGGGATCATTCTCTGACGGTATGCCTTTAGGTATATCAGGTACGTTTAACTTCATGTTCGTGTTCCAAGCTGAACATAACATCCTAATGCATCCTTTCCACATGGCAGGTGTAGCAGGTATGTTTGGGGGATCACTCTTTAGTGCAATGCACGGTTCTTTAGTTACATCATCTCTAATCAGAGAAACTACAGAAGTTGAGTCTCAGAACTACGGTTACAAGTTTGGACAAGAAGAGGAAACATATAACATCGTTGCAGCTCATGGCTACTTCGGTCGTTTAATCTTCCAATATGCTTCATTCAACAACAGCAGAAGTCTTCACTTCTTCCTAGCTGTATTTCCAGTTGTTTGTGTATGGTTAACTTCAATGGGTATCTGCACAATGGCATTTAACCTTAATGGTTTCAACTTTAACCAATCAGTTGTTGATGCTAACGGAAAAGTAATTCCTACATGGGCTGATGTTCTTAACAGACAGAGTTTAGGTATGGAAGTAATGCACGAGAGAAATGCTCACAACTTCCCTCTCGATCTAGCATGTTCTGAATCTACTTCAGTTGCCCTATCTGCTCCAGCTATAGGTTGA